The window GAATAGTAAGATATTTATCGATCCGCCTTTTATTTTGCTGTTGCAAAAGGACAGGATAGATGTTCATCAAGAGGTTAACCAAGGTGATAACCAGTGCAAAAAGGTAAAGGCCTTTGAAGATTTTAATGAATATAAAAACATTCATAAATCCAGATGCCAGCAGATGGTTGAGCTCCGCTGCGGTCATTTCTTTTCTATATTCATTTAACTCACTTGCCTTGATTTTTTTCTTCATGGAAAGCTTGGGGTTGAAAAATTTAAAGAAAGAATGCAGCAGAATATATTTAAATACGTTTAAGCCTAATAGTTTGTTAAGCTTTTCATTTTTAATAAAGTTAAGGTGCGTTAAGGGCTGGTAAAATGTCGTTTTTGCCAGGAAAGCATTCAATAGCATACCTACAATCCAGGAAATAAAAGCAATAGCAAAGCTGAAAGTTATTTGTTTGATGAGCATAGTTGTCGGTTTCTTTCTTTTGTCTCCCCTCAGGGGATCATGGCAGCTAATATAACCTTTATGCTGAAATTTAAGCGTTGAGAATCAGATTTCGGCCATCAATCTACTTATCAATACCAGCTGCGCAAGAATTAAATAGCAGGCCTTAAAAAATTAAATTAAGAAAGAAGAATAGTGTTATGATGGTATTATCTGGCCAAAAATGAAATGTTTTCTGGTTGTTCCCGTTACACAATTTTTTGTAGTGTTTAGATAACTGCTTTAGGAGTTTGATTTAAATGAAAAAACCTGCAAATGTTTAATTTGCAGGTTTTTTATTGATTTTCGTAGCCCGTAGGGGAATCGAACCCCTGTTTCCAGAATGAAAATCTGGCGTCCTCACCCCTAGACGAACGGGCCATTAAATTAAGAGTGTCTTTCAACTCTTTGGTAGCGGGGACACGACTCGAACGTGCGACCTTCGGGTTATGAGCCCGACGAGCTACCAACTGCTCCACCCCGCACTCTATTTTTCGCCTCAAATATCCGTTTGAGGGAGTGCAAAAGTAGGCTTTATTTTCGAATTTCCAAATCCTTTAAAAGAATATTTCCATTAAAAATTAAACTTCCCATAATGAAGTGCTTAGTATTGGTGTATAAGTTTTTTAAAATGAATGGGTTAGTGTGGGTGTGTGTGATGGAAATAATTTTAACTTTTTTATGCTAATCTACTTTTTGTAAAAATATTTGGATAGTTCACAATTGCTTTGTTTCTTTGTTTAAAATCAATCTAAATAAGAATAATGATTTTCTCTCTTGTTCTTAGGCTATGGATTTTTTGCATTTCGATATAATTTTTGGTTAGTTATGTTGATTAAAAGTCCTGTTTACCCGCATCGTCATCTGATGCGGGTAAATCAGGCGCTAAGTTTCGGTGAAATTAATCCTAGAATAATCGTATCCTGCAAATAAACGATAATCTGCACGTTAAGTTTATATGTTTTAAATTGCAAAAATACCTGACAATAGGTTGCGATTTGAAATTCTTTAATGCTCAAATCATATTTAATGAAACGAACCTCTTTATTCTTGAAGCAGTGTATTGCCAGAAATTATCTTGGTAAAGACGGTAAAAAGCTTTATGTAATTTGGAAAGGTGGCTCTACTACAGATGAACCATTTTATGATTGGGTTATTCAAAACTGGCAAACGGTGGCGAGTGTTGCCGTCAGTAAAGAATCAGAATAAATTTAGATTAATAGTCAATTAAAGCGTTTTCAGGAGGGGCTGAGAGCGCTTTTTTTCTGAGCTTTTAAAAGCGGTATAAACAATAAAAGCGATCAGAAATGATCGCTTTTTGTAGCCCGTAGGGGAATCGAACCCCTGTTTCCAGAATGAAAATCTGGCGTCCTCACCCCTAGACGAACGGGCCATTAAATTAAGAGTGTCTTTCAACTCTTTGGTAGCGGGGACACGACTCGAACGTGCGACCTTCGGGTTATGAGCCCGACGAGCTACCAACTGCTCCACCCCGCACTCTATATAATTCGTTTTTTCTTTTGAATTAAATCCTTAACCCTGTTTCCGAATTGGAATGCAAAGATATAATTCGTTTCTTTGTACTGCAAATTTTTTTTAAAAAATATTTCAATGGCGCATAAAGCAGGTTTTGTTAGTATAATAGGTAAACCCAATGTAGGTAAATCAACCTTAATGAATGTGCTTGTAGGCGAACGACTTAGTATTATTACACCTAAGGCTCAAACTACAAGGCACCGTATTTTAGGAATTGTAAATGAAGAAGAATATCAGATCGTTTTTTCTGATACCCCCGGTATAATTAAGCCAAAATACAGTTTGCAGGAAAGTATGATGAGCTTCGTTAACGGATCTTTAACAGATGCGGATGTACTTTTATTTGTAACCGATATTAATGAAGTGCATGATGAAGATGATGTGCTGGAGAAAATCCTGAACAAGGATATTCCAACAATTGTGTTGATTAATAAGATAGATCAGGCTACGCAGGAGCAGGTGGACGAGAAAATTGCTTACTGGAACGAGAAATTAAAGCCAGTTGCCATTTATGCCATTTCTGCGCTGCATAAACACAATGTGGATGGTTTGCTGGATCGCGTTTTGGAAATGCTGCCTGAACACCCACCTTATTACGATAAAGAAGATTTAACCGATCGCTCTGAGCGTTTTTTTGTTTCTGAAATCGTGCGCGAAAAAATCTTTTTAAACTATCAGAAAGAAATTCCTTACAGTACCGAGGTAATTGTAAAAAGCTTTAAAGAAGAGCCGCTTAAAAATGGCAAAGGTGAGATGATTAGAATAAGTGCTGAAATTGTGGTAGAACGCGATTCGCAAAAGAATATTTTGATTGGTACTGGTGGCAGCATGTTGAAGAAAGTTGGTACTGAAGCGCGGATTGAAATTGAGAAGTTTTTAGATGCCAAGGTTTTTCTTGAGTTGTTTGTTAAGGTTATTCCCGATTGGAGAAGTAAAAAGAACTATCTAAAAAGTTTCGGATACGATAATTAATTTCGATTTTTAAGGATGAAGAAAAGCATAACGATCTTGTTGTTGTTCGTAAGCGCGGTTGTTGCCGCCCAAGAATCGAACAATGGTAAAAAGCTTTGGGCCAAATCAATCCTGAACGAAAAAGCGCCAGAGCTGGTTGTCGAAAAATGGATTTCGAAACAGCCCGATACCAAAGGTAAATTTGTGTTAATTGACTTTTGGGCAACCTGGTGTGGTCCGTGCAGGGCATACATTCCTTCGTTAAACGATATTCAGAAAAAGTACGCCGATAAAGTAGTTATTATAGGCGTTTCTGATGAATCTGCCGAAAAAGTAGAAGCTTTTAATAATCCTAAAATTAATTACTTCGAAGCAATCGATACCAAAGCTGCTGTGAAAAATCAGCTGGAGGTTAAAGGTATTCCGCATGCCATTTTAATCGATCCGAAGGGTATTGTGCGTTGGGAAGGTTTTCCATTATTAAAGGATAATGAACTCACCGAGGAAGTGCTTAAAGGACTTTTAGAGAAGTATAAAAATTAATATTAACTGAGGTTACGAAAATTAACCGTACCTTTGCAGCCCGAAATAAATCGGTTAGTAGTTGATAGTCAATGGCTGATAGCCAAATAGTTTAAGCAGCTTGCCTAAACACCACGACCATTAACTATAAGCCATTAACTATCAAAAGAACACCCATGAGTAATATTATAGCCATCGTAGGCAGGCCAAACGTAGGCAAGAGCACCCTTTTTAACCGATTAACCGAAAGCCGTAAAGCCATTGTAGATGATATGAGCGGTGTAACCCGCGACAGACATTACGGAGTGGGAGAGTGGACCGATAAGCAATTTACCGTAATTGATACTGGTGGTTATGTAGCCAATTCAGAAGATGTTTACGAAGCTGCAATTCGCGAGCAGGTATTAATCGCCATTGAAGAGGCCAGTGTGTTAATTTTCATGGTAGATGTAACTACCGGTATTACTGATTTAGACGATGATATTGCACAGGTTTTACGCAGAAGCGATAAGCCTGTTTTTGTTGCGGCAAATAAAGTAGATAACACTGCACTTTATAACGAAATACACACTTTTTATGGTTTTGGTTTAGGCGAGGTTTACCCTTTATCGTCGATGACGGGCTCAGGAACGGGAGAATTGCTGGATGAAATTGTCAAAAAATTTGATGATATCCCTGAGGAAGAAAACCAGTTGCCGAAAATTACCATTGCTGGTCGCCCGAATGTGGGTAAATCTTCTTTGGTAAATGCTTTAATCGGTAAAGAAAGAAATATTGTTACTGCTAATGCAGGTACTACCCGCGATTCGATTAAAATTCACTACAACCAGTTTGGGCATGAGTTTATGTTAATTGATACTGCCGGACTGCGTAAAAAAACAAAGGTTAAAGAAAACCTTGAATTTTATTCGGTAATGCGTACCATCAAAGCTTTAGAAGAAGCTGATGTGGTAGTATTGATGATTGATGCACAGGAAGGAATTGAGAGCCAGGATATCAATATCTTCCATTTGGCTGAGAAGAACAAAAAAGGTATCGTAATTTTGGTAAACAAATGGGATTTGATTGAAAAGAATACCCAAACGATGAAAGCTTTCGAAGATCAGATTAAAGAACGCATTCGTCCGTTTACTGATGTGCCGATCATTTTTACTTCGGTATTAAATAAGCAACGTATTTTCAAGGCTATTGAAGCTGCTTTGGATGTTTATAAGAATCGTGGAAAGAAAATTCCTACTTCGAAGTTAAACGATGTAATGTTGCCATTGATTGAGAGTTTCCCACCACCGGCATTAAAGGGTAAACACATTAAAATCAAATACATTACGCAGATTAACGGAACATCGCCAATGTTTGCTTTCTTCTGTAATTTACCACAATACATCAAAGATCCGTATAAACGTTTTATCGAGAATAAACTGAGAGAGAATTTTGATTTCGCGGGTTCGCCGATCCAGATTTTCTTCAGACAGAAATAATTTAAGGCTTAAAGGTGTAAGGTTTAGGGCTGGAACATCAAA is drawn from Pedobacter sp. HDW13 and contains these coding sequences:
- the era gene encoding GTPase Era; this translates as MAHKAGFVSIIGKPNVGKSTLMNVLVGERLSIITPKAQTTRHRILGIVNEEEYQIVFSDTPGIIKPKYSLQESMMSFVNGSLTDADVLLFVTDINEVHDEDDVLEKILNKDIPTIVLINKIDQATQEQVDEKIAYWNEKLKPVAIYAISALHKHNVDGLLDRVLEMLPEHPPYYDKEDLTDRSERFFVSEIVREKIFLNYQKEIPYSTEVIVKSFKEEPLKNGKGEMIRISAEIVVERDSQKNILIGTGGSMLKKVGTEARIEIEKFLDAKVFLELFVKVIPDWRSKKNYLKSFGYDN
- a CDS encoding TlpA disulfide reductase family protein; this translates as MKKSITILLLFVSAVVAAQESNNGKKLWAKSILNEKAPELVVEKWISKQPDTKGKFVLIDFWATWCGPCRAYIPSLNDIQKKYADKVVIIGVSDESAEKVEAFNNPKINYFEAIDTKAAVKNQLEVKGIPHAILIDPKGIVRWEGFPLLKDNELTEEVLKGLLEKYKN
- the der gene encoding ribosome biogenesis GTPase Der produces the protein MSNIIAIVGRPNVGKSTLFNRLTESRKAIVDDMSGVTRDRHYGVGEWTDKQFTVIDTGGYVANSEDVYEAAIREQVLIAIEEASVLIFMVDVTTGITDLDDDIAQVLRRSDKPVFVAANKVDNTALYNEIHTFYGFGLGEVYPLSSMTGSGTGELLDEIVKKFDDIPEEENQLPKITIAGRPNVGKSSLVNALIGKERNIVTANAGTTRDSIKIHYNQFGHEFMLIDTAGLRKKTKVKENLEFYSVMRTIKALEEADVVVLMIDAQEGIESQDINIFHLAEKNKKGIVILVNKWDLIEKNTQTMKAFEDQIKERIRPFTDVPIIFTSVLNKQRIFKAIEAALDVYKNRGKKIPTSKLNDVMLPLIESFPPPALKGKHIKIKYITQINGTSPMFAFFCNLPQYIKDPYKRFIENKLRENFDFAGSPIQIFFRQK